In Streptomyces liangshanensis, the DNA window CGGTGATCGCGGTCTACACCGACACCGAGGTCGACCTCGGGGTCGTGGCGCACGAGGTGCAGGTCCAGGTGAAGAAGCTGGGCCGCGCCATGAGCACCCCGGCGCGCCAGCACGGGAGCGGCGCCGTGGGTGCGGTGTCATGACCCCGGAACGGGCGTCGAGGCCGCTCGTACGGCCGTACGTCGAGACCGGCGGCCGGGCCAGGGCCGACCGCTGCGCGCTCGAACGGATCACCCTGCTCCACCGCGTCGGCGGCGACGTCCCGCGCGGCCTGAGCGACAAGCAGCGCGAGGCCATGGAGCTGCTCAGGGCCGGTGCCCTCTCCCTGGTGGAGACCGCCTCGTACCTGCGGCTGCCCGTCTCGCTGTCGAAGGTCGTGCTGGCGGATCTGATCGCGGCGGGATGCCTCAAGGCCCGCCCGCCCGCGCCCCTCGCGGCGCAGCACGACCCCGAGATGCTGAGAAAGGTGCTCGATGGACTCCGCCGGGCCAAGTCCTCTTCCTGAGGCCCCCGACAGCCGGCCCCCGGCCCACCTGCCCGAGAACGCCCTGATGCTCAAGGTCGTCGTCGCCGGACCGTTCGCGGTCGGCAAGACCACGTTCGTCAGTGCCGTCTCCGAGATCCAGAGCCGGCACACCGAGGAGCTGATGACGCAGGCCGGCGCCCTGGTCGACGACCTGGAGGGCGTGGACGCCAAGACCCACACCACGGTCGGCACCGACTTCGGCCGGCTCACCCTGGACGACCGCCTGGTCCTGTACATGTTCGGCAGTCCCGGGCAGAAGCGCTTCCGCGTGCTGTGGGACGACATCGTCAGCGGCGCGCTCGGCATCCTGGTGCTGGTCGACACCGGCAGGCTGGACGCCGCGTTCGAGGTGATGGACATGGTGGAGGCCGCGGGGCTGCCGTACGTCGTCGGCGTCAACCACTTCCCCGCGTCACCGGTCCACTCCCCGGACGACGTACGCGCCGCGCTCGACCTGCCGGCCGGCACCCCGGTCGTCGGGCTCGACGCCCGGGACCGCGACGCGTGCCTGGACGCGCTGATCACGATGACCCAACACGTCCTGTCCCCGCTGGAGATGGTGTGACCACCCCGCTGACGACCACCCCGCCGACGTCCGACCTGACCCGGCTGTACGGCCCCGAGTTCGCCGCCGACGCCTACGGGATCTACCGGCGGCTGCGCGCCCTCGGCAAGGTGGCGCCCGTCGAGTTCGCCCCCGGGGTCAAGGCCCTGCTGGTGACGGACTTCGGCACCGCGCTGGAGGTCCTGTACGACACCAAGCTCTGGTCCAAGGACCCGCGCGCGTGGGAGGCGGCCCACATGCCCGCCGACTCGCCGATGCGGACCATGCTGGGCTACCAGCGCAGCCCGATGTTCACCGACGGCGACGAACACGCCCGGTACCGGGGGGCGGTCTCCGACAGCCTCGCCCGCTTCGAGCCGCACGTCCTGCGCGGGATGGTGCGGCGCAGCGCCGACCGGCTCATCCAGGGGTTCGCGGCACGCGGGGAGTGCGACCTGGTCGCCGAGTTCGCGATGGGGCTGCCGGTCCTGCTGTTCAACGAGATGTTCGGCGTCCCCGACCGGGAGAACACCCGGCTGGCCACCGCGCTCGCCGGGTTCACGAGCGCGCACCAGGAACAGGCCAAGGAGGCCTGGGACGACTACCTCGGGTACATCGGCGAGCTGGTCGACCTGCGGGTGCGCGAGCCCGGCCAGGACCTGACGTCCTGGCTGCTGGCCCATCCGGCGCGGCTCACCACGCAGGAGGTCTTCGAGGAGCTGCTGCTCTTCGTCGGCGCGGCGCACGAGCCCACCAGCGGGCTCCTCGCCAACAGCCTGCACCGCATGCTGACCGACGACCGGTACTACAGCACGCTCACCGACGGGGCGCTGACCGTGCACGACGCGCTGCGGGTCGTGCTGTGGAAGCAGACGCCGGTGGCCAACTACGGGGCGCACTACCCGCGTCAGGACACCGTGCTGGCCGGGGTGCCGGTGCCGGCGCACAGCCTGGTGCTGATCTCGTTCGCCGCGATCAACGACGGGTTGGCGCCCGAGCGGCCCGAGGAGGCGGGGAACGGGGGGCGTTCGCATCTCGCGTTCTCGGCGGGGCCGCACGCCTGTCCGGCGAAGGACCCCAGTGTGCAGATCGCGGTGACGGCCGTCGAGCGGCTCACGTCGTGGCTCCCGACGCTGGAACTCGCGGTGCCCGCGGACGAGATCGTCTGGCGCCCGACGGGGTTCCTGCGGGCCCTGACCCGCCTGCCGGTGCGCTTCACCCCGATCCACCCGGACCAGGAGGGAACCACTCCGTGGACGTCCCCGGCGTCGGCGTAGCCGCCGTTGTCCTCAATCGCCGGACGGGCTGGGTGTGTACGGGGTGCACGGGGTGCCGGGTCAGAAGCCGTGGCGGGCGCCGCCGTCCACCGGGACCATGACCCCCGTCACGTACGACGCGGCCGGGGAGAGGAAGAAGGCCGCTGTCCGGCCGAACTCGGCGGGGGTGCCGTAGCGGCGCAGCGGGATACGGGCCTCCTGGCGCGCCCGCGCCGCCCCCGCGTCGCCCGACAGCGCGTCGAGTTCGCGGACGCGGTCCGTGTCGATGCGGGACGGCAGCAGGCCCAACACCCGTATCCCGCGCGGCCCCACCTCGTCGGCGAGGGACTTCGCGAAGCCCGCGAGCCCCGGCCGCAGGCCGTTCGACAGCGTCAGGCCCGGTATCGGCTCGTGCACCGACCCGGACAGCACCAGCGCGATCACCCCGCCCGCGCCCAGCTCCGACGTCGCGGCCCGCGCCAGCCGTACCGCCCCGAGGAACACCGACTCGAACGCCGTCCGCCACTGCTCGTCCGTGTTGGCGGTCGCCGCCCCCGCCGGCGGACCACCGACGCTGATCAGCATCCCGTCGAACCGCCCGAACCGCTCCCGCGCCGCGGCCGTCAGCCGCCCCGCCACCTCCGGGTCCGCGTTGTCCGCGGCCAGCCCGTACGCGCCCGGGCCCAACTCCCGCGCCGCCGCGGCCACTCCCGCCGCGTCCCGCCCGGTGATCACCACTTTCGCGCCGTCCCCGACCAGCGCCTCCGCCGCGGCGCGGCCGAGCCCCCGGGAGGCCCCGGTGACGACGTAGACACGGTCCTTCAGCCCAAGATCCATGGGCCTATGGTGCCGTGCCGTCCTTGCCCAGCAGGACGGCGGTCCCCACCAGCCCGATATGGCTGAACGCCTGCGGGAAGTTGCCCAGTTGGCGCCCGGCCACCGGGTCGTACTCCTCCGACAGCAGCCCCACGTCGTTGCGCAGGTCCAGCAGCCGCGCGAACAGCTCCTCCGCCTCCTCCCGCCGCCCCGTCATCCGCAGCGCGTCGGCCAGCCAGAACGAGCAGACGAGGAACGTGCCCTCGCCGCCCGGCAGTCCGTCCACCAACGGGCCCTCGGTGCTGTACCGCCGTACGAACCCGCCGTGCATCAGCTCGTCCCGCACCGCGTCGACCGTGCCCACCACCCGCGGGTCGTCCGGCGGCAGGAAGCCGACCTGCGGGATCAGCAGCGCCGCCGCGTCCAGTTCGTCGGAGCCGTACGACTGCGTGAAGGTGTTCCGCACCGGGTCGTACCCCTTCGCGCAGACCTCGTCGTGCACCTCGTCCCGCATCGCCCGCCAGCGCGCCACGTCCCCCGGCAGCGACGGGTCGTCCTCCAGGGTCCGTACGGCACGGTCGGCGGCGACCCACGCCATCACCTTCGAGTGCGTGAAGTGCCTGCGGGGACCGCGCACCTCCCACAGCCCCTCGTCCGGTTCGCGCCACCGCGACTCCAGGAAGCCGAGCAGGCTGAGCTGGAGCTTCCAGGCGTGCGAGGTCGCGGGCAGGCCCGCGGCGCGCGCCAGGTGGAGGGAGTCCATGACCTCGCCGTACACGTCGAGCTGGAGCTGCTCCACGGCCTCGTTGCCGGTACGGACCGGTGAGGACCCCTCGTACCCGCGCAGCCAGGACAGTTCGGTCTCCGGCAGTCGGCGCTCGCCCCCGACGCCGTACATGATCTGGAGGTCCGCCGGGTCGCCGGCGACCGCGCGCAGCAGCCAGTCGCGCCAGGCCGCCGCCTCCTCCAGGTACCCGGCCGACAGCAGGGCGCCCAGCACCAGCGTCGAGTCGCGCAGCCAGCAGTAGCGGTAGTCCCAGTTCCGCACCCCGCCGATCTCCTCGGGCAGCGAGGTGGTGGGGGCGGCGATGATCCCGCCCGTCGGGGCGTAGATGAGTGCCTTGAGGGTGATCAGCGAGCGCATCACGGCGTCCCGGTGCGGCCCCTCGTACCGGCAGCGCGCCGACCACTCCCGCCAGTCCTCCAGGCTCTGTTCCAGGGCCTCGTACGGGTCGATCAGGTCCGGGCGCTCCTTGTGCGAGGGGTGCCAGGTGAGGACGAACGCCACCTTCTCGCCCGCGCCGACGGTGAACGACGAGAAGGTGGTGAAGTGCTGGCCCCACGTCTTGACGTGCGGCTCGCTGCGCAGCCACACGGAGTCCGGTCCCGCGACGGCGACCCGGTGGCCGTCCGAGCGCCGCATCCACGGCACGACCGAGCCGTAGTCGAAGCGCAGCCGGAGGGTGGACCGCATCTCGACCGTCCCGCTGACGCCCTCCACGATCCGCACGATGTCGGGCGCGGTGTCGCGCTGGGGCATGAAGTCGGTGACCTTCACCGTGCCGGTACGCGTCTCCCAGACGGTCTCCAGGACGAGCGTGTCGCCCACGTAGGAGCGCCGGGTGCTGTCACCGGCGTCCTTGGGGGCGATCCGCCAGTGGCCGTTGTCCTCGTCGCCGAGCAGGGCCGCGAAGCAGGCCGCCGAGTCGAAGCGAGGAAGGCACAGCCAGTCGATGGAGCCGTTCCTGCCGACCAGGGCGGCGGTCTGGAGATCGCCGATGAGCGCGTAGTCCTCGATGCGTGGGGTCACTCTGGGCCTCTGCCCACGTCAACGAGGGGTTAGGCCCGGTCAGGTGGCCCTGTCCGCCGGATCCTCGTGGGTCCGCGCGCGTCGGCGGTCGGGTCGGACCGTCGCCGTCGCCGGGTCAGACCGTCGCCGGGGACGGTTCCGGTACGTCCTGGTCCGCCGCCGCGGCCTCCGCGGCCGCCGTGCGGTCGCGCTTCTCGCGGCGTACGAGCACGACGAAGCCGACCGGCACCCCGGCGGCGAACAGCCACCACTGGACGGCGTACGCCATGTGCGGGCCGATCGAGCCGTCGTCGGGGTCCGGGATCTCCTGCGGGGAATGCCCGGCGGGCACCGGTGAGGTCAGCTCGATGTACCCCCCGAGGACCGTGCGGTCCAGGTACTTCGCCTGTTCCTCGCTGTTGATCAGCATGACCTGGCGGGGCGGCAGGTCGCGCAGGTCGCGGATGCCGCTGCCCTTCGTCGTCTCGTCGGCCTTGAGCCGGCCGGTGATCGTGACCTCGCCCGAGGGCGGGGCGGGGATCTTCGGGAAGGCCCGCTGGTCGTCGCCGGACGGGATCCAGCCCCGGTTGACGATCACCGCGCGGCCGTCGTCCAGGACGAGCGGGATCAGGACGTGGTAGCCGACCTGTTCGTCACTGGACGTACGGCGGCGGACGACCACCTCGTGGGCGGTGTCGAACCGGCCCGTGGCGGTGACCCGGCGCCAGTAGTCGGAGTACGGGACGGTGTGCCCCGGGGAGGTGAGCTCCGTGACCGGGACGGGCTTCGCCTTGAGGTTGTCCGAGATCAGCGTGTTCTGGGCGACCTTGTGCTCATGCCGGTGAAGCTGCCAGAAACCCAGCTCGATCATCGTCGGGATGAGCGCGAGCGAGAGCAGGGCGAGAATCACCCACTGCCGGGTGAACAGGAAGCGGTACACGCCTTCGACGGTACCCGCCGGGCCCCGGGGGCCGGACGGCGGGTACGAATCGGTCACCTGTCCGTGGAGGTGGGGGCGGAACCGCCCGCGGGCGCCACGTCCCGCAGGAGCTGGGTGAAGGCGGCCTCGTCGATGACCGGGGTGCCGTACGACGCCGCCTTGACGGTCTTCGACGTCGAGGACTCCGGATCGTTGGTCACGAGCAGGCTCGTCAGCCGCGACACGCTCGTCGCGACGTGCAGCCCCGCCTCCACCGCCCGGTCCTCCAGCAGTTCGCGGTCGACGGACGTGTCGCCCGAGAACGCCACCCGCATGCCCTGGACGAGCGCCTTGCCCGGCTCGTACCGGCCCGGGTTCGGATACGGGCAGGACGGGCGCTTGCGCGAGGGCCGCCAGCTCGTCTGCGCCGCCGGGCGGTACGACGACTGCCGGCCGATCCGGGGCCGCGCGGGCGAGTCCGACCACTCCGTGAGCGGCAGGCATTCGAGGAGCGGGAGCCGTACGCCGCCCCGCGCCGCCGCGTGCAGACTCGGCCGGAACGCCTCCGCGAGCACCCGCGCGTCGTCCAGCGCGTGGTGCGCGCGCTGCTGCACCACGCCGAAGTGCGCGGCCAGCGACTCCAGTTTGTGGTTGGGCAGCGGCAGGGCCAGCTCCTTGGACAGCGCGATCGTGCACAGCCGCTGCCGGGTGGGCGCCGCGCCGCCCGCGCGCGCGTACTCCCGGGCGATCATCGACCAGTCGAAGATGGCGTTGTGCGCCACCAGGACCCGGCCCTCCAGGCGCTCCGCGAACTCGGCGGCGATCTCCGGGAAGAGCGGGGCGCTCTCCAGGACGTCGCTCGTCAGCCCGTGGATCCAGACGGGTCCCGGATCGCGCTCCGGGTTGACGAGCGTGTACCAGTGGTCCTCGACCTCGCCCCGGACGTCCAGGCGGTAGACGGCGGCGGACACTATCCGGTCGTCGCGGGCGAGGCCGGTGGTCTCCACGTCGACGACCGCGTACCCCTGGGGGTAGGCGGCCGGCCACGTCGTCGCTGTCGTCTGGTCGTCGAGCATGGTCACAGAGAATACGGGCCGGGACCGACAGCACGGTCGCCCGGGCGGCCCGGGCCCGCCGCCGGGTGGTCCGTCAAGTGCGGGTCGCTGTCGCGCCGCTGACGGCCCGGGTGAGACTCTCGCCGGATGACGGACTCCACCCCCGCCCACGCGGAGCCGCACGGCGACGCCCTCGGCACCCGCCTCAACTGGCTGCGCGCGGCCGTCCTCGGCGCCAACGACGGCATCGTCTCCACGGCGGGCCTGGTGGTCGGCGTGGCCGGCGCCACCGACGCCAGGGGGACGCTGCTGACGGCGGGTCTGGCGGGCCTGCTGGCCGGGTCGATGTCGATGGCGACGGGGGAGTACGTGTCGGTCTCCACCCAGCGCGACTCGGAACGGGCGGCGCTGGCCGTGGAGCGCCGCGAGCTGCGGGAACAGCCGGAGGCCGAACTCGCCGAGCTGACGGGCCTGCTGGCGGAGCGGGGCCTGTCGCCCGAGGTGGCGCGGGAGGCGGCCGAGCAGCTGACGGCGCGGGACGCGCTGCGCGCCCACGCGAGCGAGGAGCTGGGCATCGACCCCGACGCGCTGACCAACCCGTGGCACGCGGCGGGGGCGAGCTTCCTGTCGTTCACGGTGGGCGCCCTGCTGCCGCTCCTCGCGATCGTCCTGCTCCCGCCCTCGTACCGGGTGCCGGTCACGGTCCTGGCGGTGCTGGTGGCCCTCGCCCTGACCGGGTGGGGCAGCGCGCGGCTGGGAGCGGCCCCGAGGACCCGCGCGGTGCTGCGGAACATGGGCGGGGGAGCGGTGGCCATGGCGGTCACGTACGCCGCGGGCGCGCTGCTGGGGGCGGCGGGGGTGTGACGGGGGCGCGCTGCTGGGGGTGCGGCGGGTCGCGGGCCGGCCAAGTGGTGCGCGTCACAGCGGGGGAGGCCGCCCCCGCCGCCCGTGCGGCACGCGGTCCTGACCACCCGAAAGCGGGCGTAACGTGTTCGGGTCCCATCATCAGACCGGCAAGGACCCCCCATGCGCGCCACCGTCATCCACGCTCCCCACGACATCCGGGTGGAGGAGGTGCCCGATCCGGTGATCCGGCGGCCCACCGACGCGGTGGTGCGGGTGCTGCGGGCCTGCATATGCGGCAGCGACCTGTGGCCGTACCGGGGCGAATCGGTCGTGGAGCCCGGGTCGCGGATCGGGCACGAGTTCCTCGGCGTGGTCGAGGAGACCGGCTCCGACGTGGCGCGCTTCGCGGTCGGCGATCTGGTGGTCGCGCCCTTCGTCTGGGCCGACGGGACCTGTGACTTCTGCCACGAGGGGCTCCCCACGTCCTGCCCGAGCGGCGGCGACTGGGGCGACGGCGGCACCGACGGCGGCCAGGGCGAGGCGGTCCGGGTCCCCTTCGCCGACGGCACCCTCGCCGCGCTCCCGGCCGACGCGGCCTCCGACGAGCGGCTGCTGACCGCGCTGCTCGCCCTCTCCGACGTGATGGGCACCGGACACCACGCGGCCCTGGGCGCCGGGGTACGGCCCGGCAGCACCGTCGCCGTCGTCGGGGACGGCGCGGTGGGGCTGTGCGCGGTGCTGGCCGCCCGGCGGCTGGGCGCCGGGCGCATCATCGCGCTGGGCCGCCACCAGGCCCGTACGGACCTCGCCAGGACCTTCGGCGCCACCGACGTGGTCGCCGAGCGCGGCGAGGCCGCCGTGGAGGCCGTGCGCGAGCTGACCCGGGGGCAGGGCGCGCACGCCGTCGTGGAGGCGGTCGGCACCGAGCAGTCGATGCGTACGGCCCTGCGGATCACCCGTGGCGGCGGGGCGATCGGTTACGTCGGGGCGCCCCACGGCAGCGGTACGGCCGTGGACCTGCGCCACATGTTCGACCGGAACATCGCGCTGCGCGGCGGGCTCGCGCCGGCCGGGGCGTACATCCCCGCGCTGCTGCCCGACGTGCTCGACGGCACCCTCGACCCGTCGCCCGTCTTCGACCTGACGGTCTCCCTGGACGACGTGGCCGACGGCTACAAGGCCATGGACTCCCGTACCGCGCTCAAGGTGCTCATCAGGATGTAGTCCGGCTCCACGGCCGAGACCCCGGCCCGGGCCCCGGACACGACCGCGGACACGACTGCGGGCCGCCCCCGGAGGGACGGCCCGCGCCGTGAAATGCCGTGCTCACGCGTGCCGGTGACGGGATGTCAGGACCGGCGGCGGTGGGAACGCGATCAGTGCCGGAAGCCGCTCACCGCGTCCAGCGCGTCGGCGATGCCCGCGCCGTAGAAGCTGTTGTACCGCTTGCTCCCGCTGCACACCGCGTCGACCTTGCCGTCGCTGTTGTAGTCGTACACCGCCGGGCAGGCCGTGTCGTCGGCCTGGGCCGTCAGCAGCGCCTTGATCACCGCGAGGGAGGCGTGCGGGTACGTCGACTTCAGCAGCGCCGCGACACCCGCGACGTGCGGGGAGGCCATCGACGTACCGGACATGTAGCCCCACGAACCGCCCGGCAGCGGGCCCAGGATGGAGCCGCTGGTGGCCGGCGCGTCCGGGACCTGGTAGCGGTCGCCGCCCGGCGCCGCGATGTCGATGATGCCCAGGCCGTAGTTCGAGAACGACGACTTGCCCGACTTGGCGCCGGTGGCCGCGACGGTCACGACACCCGGGAGCTGGGTCGGTATGTCCAGGCACTCGGACGGGTCGATCACCCGGTCACCGGGGATGGTGTCGTTCGGGCTGGTCGGGTCGGTGATGGAGTCGGCCGCGAGGTCGTACGCCTCGTTGCCGGCCGCCGCCACGTTGACCGTGCCCTTGCTCTCCGCGTACTTCGAGGCCCGGGTGACGGCTTCGACGAGCGCCTTCTGGTCCGGGTCGTTCTTGCAGTTGAAGTACCACGGGTCGGTGTAGTAGCTGTTGTTGGTCACGTCGACACCGTGGTCGGCGGCCCAGACGAAGCCGCAGACGACCGCCTCGGTGTAGAAGAACCCGGCCGGCGTGGAGACCTTGATGCCGGCGACCTTCACGCCCGGGGCGACCCCGGTGACGCCGATGCCGTTCTTGGCGGCGGCTATCTCACCCGCGACGTGCGTGCCGTGCGGGCTCTCCCCGGCGTTCGGACGCCAGGCGCCGTCCGTCGTGTCGGGCTTGCCCGTCACGCAGTTGACCGACGCGGCGCGGTCGAAGTTCGGGGCGATGTCGGGGTGCGTGTCGTCGACGCCCGTGTCGATGACGGCGACGGTCACCTTCCGGCTGCCGAGGGTCTTCTCGTGGGCCTTGTCCGCCTTGATGGCGCGCAGGTCCCACTGCAACGGCTCCAGCGGGTCCTGTGCGGCGGACTTGTCCGCGGTCGCCTCGGCGAGCTCGGCGGCGGTGAGCGCGCGGGGCGCGCCCTCGTCCGTGGTGGACTGCGCCGGCAGCGGCGCGGTGCGGGTGGCACCGGCCGAGTCGACGCCCCTGACCTTGCGCAGGGACTTCGCGAAGTCCGGGTTCTGCGAGGACGCGACGATGACGCCTATGCGGTCGTAGGTGGTCACCACCGTGCCGCCGGCCTTGCCGACGGCCTTCTCCACCGACTTCAGCGTGGAGCGCCCGCCGTGCGTGTTGACGACGTACGAGAGCTTGGGGCCGTCCGTGACGACCGGCGCCGAGACGGCCGGTGCCGCCGGAGCGGCGACCGCCGAGGCGCCGGGCAGGAAGCCGAGCGAGGCGGTGAGCGCCAGACCAGCGGGCAGCGCGAGTACGCGTCTGCGTCTGGATCCCAGATGAGCCATGGGTTCTCCACATCATCCGTGAGAGCCGCCCACGCGCATGACGCGCGTGGACAGGTGCATGATCAGCGAAAACTACCGTCGACCACCCCCGCGTATCAATGACTTGAGACGCCGCCGACGGGACGTCAAGAAGAAAAACCGCCGCGTTGAACCGCTTCGCCACGCCTTCCGTGCCGTTGTCAGAGGGACCAGCAACATCACACGCCCAACCGTGCGAGGTCCCTCATGCCAGTCCCCACAGTGCCCCCGTCACGAGGAGATTCCGTGGCTTCCGACGCACCACCGCCCCCGGGCGGAACGGACACCAGCCCCGCTCGCCCCACCCCCGACCTGCCCGCGCAACAGCCCACCACCGCCCAGTACGCCGACGTGCAGGACAGCACGGAGTTCGGCGAACTGCGGCGCACCTACCGCTCGTTCGCGTTCCCGCTGACCGTCGCCTTCATCGCCTGGTACCTGCTGTACGTCCTGCTGTCCAACTACGCGGGCGGCTTCATGGGCACCAAGCTCTTCGGCAACATCAACGTCGCGCTCGTCCTCGGCCTCGCCCAGTTCCTGACGACGTTCCTCATCGCCTGGTTCTACGCGCGGTACGCCTCGCGGAAGCTCGACCCCAAGGCCGACGTCATCAAGTCCCGTATGGAGGCGGACGCATGAGCCAGCCACTCCCGCTCCACCTCGCCGCCACCTCGGACGCGAGCGAGCACCGGCCGCTGATCATCACCCTCTTCGCGCTGTTCGTCGTCGCGACCCTGGTGATCACCGTCTGGGCCGGCCGCCAGACCAAGAGCGCCTCCGACTTCTACGCGGGCGGGCGCCAGTTCACCGGATTCCAGAACGGACTCGCGGTGTCCGGCGACTACATGTCCGCCGCGTCCTTCCTCGGCATCGCCGGCGCCATCGCCCTCTTCGGCTACGACGGCTTCCTCTACTCGATCGGCTTCCTGGTCGCCTGGCTCGTCGCGCTGCTCCTCGTCGCCGAGCCGCTGCGCAACTCCGGCCGCTACACGATGGGCGACGTCCTCGCGTACCGCATGCGCCAGCGCCCGGTCCGTACCGCCGCCGGTGTCTCGACCATCGTCGTCTCGATCTTCTACCTGCTCGCGCAGATGGCCGGCGCGGGTGTGCTCGTCTCCCTGCTGCTCGGCATCACCAGCGACGCCGGCAAGATCGCCATCGTCGCGCTGGTCGGCCTGCTGATGATCGTGTACGTCACCATCGGCGGGATGAAGGGCACCACCTGGGTCCAGATGGTCAAGGCGGTCCTGCTGATCGCGGGCACCATCCTGATCACCTTCCTGATCCTGCTGAAGTTCCACTTCAACGTCTCCGACCTGCTGGGCACGGCCGCCTCCAACAGCGGCAAGGGCTCCGCCTTCCTGGAGCCGGGGCTCAAGTACGGCGCCACGGAGATCTCCAAGCTGGACTTCATCTCCCTGGGCATCGCGCTGGTGCTCGGCACCGCGGGCCTGCCGCACATCCTGATCCGCTTCTACACCGTGCCCACCGCCAAGGCCGCCCGGAAGTCGGTGATCTGGGCGATCGGCATCATCGGCTCCTTCTACCTGATGACCATCGTCCTCGGCTTCGGCGCCGCGGCCCTGCTCAAGCCCGGCGACATCATCGCCTCCAACAAGGCGGGCAACACGGCGGCCCCGCTCGCCGCCCTGGAGATCGGCGGCGGAGCCGGCTCGACCGGCGGCGCCATCCTGCTCGCCGTGATCTCCGCCGTGGCCTTCGCCACCATCCTCGCGGTGGTCGCCGGCCTCACCCTGGCGTCCTCGTCGTCGTTCGCGCACGACATCTACGCCAACGTGATCCGCCGCGGCCAGGCGACCGAGAAGGAGGAGGTACGGGCCGCCCGCTGGGCGACCGTCGCCATCGGCGTCGTCTCCATCGCGCTGGGCGCCCTCGCCCGCGACCTGAACGTGGCCGGGCTGGTCGCGCTCGCGTTCGCGGTGGCCGCCTCCGCCAACCTGCCGACGCTCCTCTACAGCCTCTTCTGGAAGCGGTTCACCACCGCGGGAGCGCTGTGGTCGATCTACGGCGGCCTGGCCTCGTCCGTCCTGCTGGTGCTGTTCTCGCCGGTCGTCTCGGGCAAGCCCACCTCGATGTTCCCCGGCGTCGACTTCCACTTCTTCCCGCTGGAGAACCCCGGCCTGATCTCCATCC includes these proteins:
- a CDS encoding VIT1/CCC1 transporter family protein, which produces MTDSTPAHAEPHGDALGTRLNWLRAAVLGANDGIVSTAGLVVGVAGATDARGTLLTAGLAGLLAGSMSMATGEYVSVSTQRDSERAALAVERRELREQPEAELAELTGLLAERGLSPEVAREAAEQLTARDALRAHASEELGIDPDALTNPWHAAGASFLSFTVGALLPLLAIVLLPPSYRVPVTVLAVLVALALTGWGSARLGAAPRTRAVLRNMGGGAVAMAVTYAAGALLGAAGV
- a CDS encoding DEDDh family exonuclease, encoding MTMLDDQTTATTWPAAYPQGYAVVDVETTGLARDDRIVSAAVYRLDVRGEVEDHWYTLVNPERDPGPVWIHGLTSDVLESAPLFPEIAAEFAERLEGRVLVAHNAIFDWSMIAREYARAGGAAPTRQRLCTIALSKELALPLPNHKLESLAAHFGVVQQRAHHALDDARVLAEAFRPSLHAAARGGVRLPLLECLPLTEWSDSPARPRIGRQSSYRPAAQTSWRPSRKRPSCPYPNPGRYEPGKALVQGMRVAFSGDTSVDRELLEDRAVEAGLHVATSVSRLTSLLVTNDPESSTSKTVKAASYGTPVIDEAAFTQLLRDVAPAGGSAPTSTDR
- a CDS encoding GTP-binding protein, whose protein sequence is MDSAGPSPLPEAPDSRPPAHLPENALMLKVVVAGPFAVGKTTFVSAVSEIQSRHTEELMTQAGALVDDLEGVDAKTHTTVGTDFGRLTLDDRLVLYMFGSPGQKRFRVLWDDIVSGALGILVLVDTGRLDAAFEVMDMVEAAGLPYVVGVNHFPASPVHSPDDVRAALDLPAGTPVVGLDARDRDACLDALITMTQHVLSPLEMV
- a CDS encoding SURF1 family protein, translating into MYRFLFTRQWVILALLSLALIPTMIELGFWQLHRHEHKVAQNTLISDNLKAKPVPVTELTSPGHTVPYSDYWRRVTATGRFDTAHEVVVRRRTSSDEQVGYHVLIPLVLDDGRAVIVNRGWIPSGDDQRAFPKIPAPPSGEVTITGRLKADETTKGSGIRDLRDLPPRQVMLINSEEQAKYLDRTVLGGYIELTSPVPAGHSPQEIPDPDDGSIGPHMAYAVQWWLFAAGVPVGFVVLVRREKRDRTAAAEAAAADQDVPEPSPATV
- a CDS encoding DUF742 domain-containing protein, giving the protein MTPERASRPLVRPYVETGGRARADRCALERITLLHRVGGDVPRGLSDKQREAMELLRAGALSLVETASYLRLPVSLSKVVLADLIAAGCLKARPPAPLAAQHDPEMLRKVLDGLRRAKSSS
- a CDS encoding cytochrome P450 codes for the protein MTTPLTTTPPTSDLTRLYGPEFAADAYGIYRRLRALGKVAPVEFAPGVKALLVTDFGTALEVLYDTKLWSKDPRAWEAAHMPADSPMRTMLGYQRSPMFTDGDEHARYRGAVSDSLARFEPHVLRGMVRRSADRLIQGFAARGECDLVAEFAMGLPVLLFNEMFGVPDRENTRLATALAGFTSAHQEQAKEAWDDYLGYIGELVDLRVREPGQDLTSWLLAHPARLTTQEVFEELLLFVGAAHEPTSGLLANSLHRMLTDDRYYSTLTDGALTVHDALRVVLWKQTPVANYGAHYPRQDTVLAGVPVPAHSLVLISFAAINDGLAPERPEEAGNGGRSHLAFSAGPHACPAKDPSVQIAVTAVERLTSWLPTLELAVPADEIVWRPTGFLRALTRLPVRFTPIHPDQEGTTPWTSPASA
- a CDS encoding SDR family oxidoreductase encodes the protein MDLGLKDRVYVVTGASRGLGRAAAEALVGDGAKVVITGRDAAGVAAAARELGPGAYGLAADNADPEVAGRLTAAARERFGRFDGMLISVGGPPAGAATANTDEQWRTAFESVFLGAVRLARAATSELGAGGVIALVLSGSVHEPIPGLTLSNGLRPGLAGFAKSLADEVGPRGIRVLGLLPSRIDTDRVRELDALSGDAGAARARQEARIPLRRYGTPAEFGRTAAFFLSPAASYVTGVMVPVDGGARHGF
- a CDS encoding glycoside hydrolase family 15 protein, with the translated sequence MTPRIEDYALIGDLQTAALVGRNGSIDWLCLPRFDSAACFAALLGDEDNGHWRIAPKDAGDSTRRSYVGDTLVLETVWETRTGTVKVTDFMPQRDTAPDIVRIVEGVSGTVEMRSTLRLRFDYGSVVPWMRRSDGHRVAVAGPDSVWLRSEPHVKTWGQHFTTFSSFTVGAGEKVAFVLTWHPSHKERPDLIDPYEALEQSLEDWREWSARCRYEGPHRDAVMRSLITLKALIYAPTGGIIAAPTTSLPEEIGGVRNWDYRYCWLRDSTLVLGALLSAGYLEEAAAWRDWLLRAVAGDPADLQIMYGVGGERRLPETELSWLRGYEGSSPVRTGNEAVEQLQLDVYGEVMDSLHLARAAGLPATSHAWKLQLSLLGFLESRWREPDEGLWEVRGPRRHFTHSKVMAWVAADRAVRTLEDDPSLPGDVARWRAMRDEVHDEVCAKGYDPVRNTFTQSYGSDELDAAALLIPQVGFLPPDDPRVVGTVDAVRDELMHGGFVRRYSTEGPLVDGLPGGEGTFLVCSFWLADALRMTGRREEAEELFARLLDLRNDVGLLSEEYDPVAGRQLGNFPQAFSHIGLVGTAVLLGKDGTAP